One genomic segment of Alosa sapidissima isolate fAloSap1 chromosome 13, fAloSap1.pri, whole genome shotgun sequence includes these proteins:
- the LOC121680082 gene encoding uncharacterized protein LOC121680082 isoform X3 translates to MIFDLVKHFSQSNSSQRKKAFCNMNNGRPPTGRPTGGRLLPRRERRSSIPEMKVLSDKKFSHRVVMQESAGRSHVAGLEEPTRCPLLPTHRRPGPMLTNALPRKTNAAVHCCKLPPLPHTLNFLSPEYPATHADENIKMVSAVTNNYNMGVASDGHPQKVFPLLVEESNMAASSLKNIKKKDVPPVKGSRKAVQQSTTELINNDKKADAAVHCCKLPLLNNDIEDVSDGHLQTLSPLLVEESIKTQDLKKKDVPLVKGSQKAVEQSTELINNEKEAQTNKTPFPPASSQDVSTRKPQPPSKLPVRKTIGQRTLNKKMAEVAANALQVLNVEVIADVSADGKTPDAKIAEDLGIVATCEKKKDLKKKDVPQVKGSQKAVEPSTELINNEKEAQTKKTVFQPASNQDVGTRKPQPPSKIPVRKTIGQHTLTKKMVEAATCSFGDSVATRMVPRSASRSKPEEIRERRRAGKHSERPLLLQRSRFKAKLPGSRRVSQSPTLLLITEVDECSPSNSKASSPAETESSFSATIQPRPPAGPCPPRRPNNRLTRPRSQSMFGFRAYDDETEEDEQDRQMLEAMLSPWFRSKSRGS, encoded by the exons ATGATCTTTGATCTTGTTAAACACTTTTCCCAAAGCAACTCTTCCCAGAGAAAAAAG GCCTTCTGCAATATGAATAACGGTAGGCCACCTACTGGCAGACCGACTGGAGGTAGGCTCTTGCCCCGGCGAGAGAGAagatcctccatccctgagatGAAGGTCTTAAGTGACAAAAAGTTCAGTCACAGGGTAGTGATGCAAGAATCTGCTGGGCGCTCACATGTGGCTGGCCTGGAAGAGCCCACCAGGTGCCCCCTGTTGCCAACGCACAGACGGCCTGGACCAATGCTGACCAATGCTCTTCCACGGAAGACCAATGCAGCTGTCCACTGCTGCAAACTGCCCCCACTTCCCCATACCCTCAACTTCCTCAGCCCTGAATATCCTGCGACTCACGCTGATGAGAACATCAAGATGGTGTCTGCTGTTACAAACAACTACAATATGGGGGTTGCTTCTGATGGACATCCCCAAAAGGTGTTTCCCCTTCTTGTGGAAGAATCCAACATGGCAGCATCCTCTCTGAAGAATATCAAGAAGAAAGATGTACCTCCGGTAAAAGGGTCCCGGAAGGCAGTCCAGCAGTCCACCACTGAGCTGATTAACAATGACAAGAAAGCCGATGCAGCTGTCCACTGCTGCAAACTGCCCCTGCTTAACAACGATATTGAAGACGTTTCTGATGGACATCTCCAAACACTGTCTCCCCTGCTTGTGGAAGAATCCATTAAGACTCAAGACCTCAAGAAGAAAGATGTCCCTCTGGTAAAAGGGTCCCAGAAGGCAGTCGAGCAGTCCACTGAGCTGATTAACAACGAGAAGGAAGCTCAGACCAATAAGACTCCATTCCCACCTGCCTCAAGCCAGGATGTCAGCACCAGGAAGCCCCAGCCTCCCTCCAAACTGCCGGTTAGAAAAACAATTGGTCAACGCACACTGAACAAGAAAATGGCTGAAGTTGCCGCCAATGCACTACAGGTCCTAAATGTAGAGGTCATTGCTGATGTCTCTGCTGATGGCAAGACTCCAGATGCAAAGATTGCTGAGGATCTTGGCATTGTGGCTACTTGTGAGAAGAAGAAAGACCTCAAGAAGAAAGATGTCCCTCAGGTAAAAGGGTCCCAGAAGGCAGTCGAGCCGTCCACTGAGCTGATTAACAATGAGAAGGAAGCTCAGACCAAAAAGACTGTATTCCAACCTGCCTCAAACCAGGATGTCGGCACCAGGAAGCCCCAGCCTCCCTCCAAAATACCAGTTAGAAAGACCATTGGTCAACacacactgaccaagaaaaTGGTTGAAGCGGCTACGTGCAGTTTTGGTGACTCGGTGGCTACCAGGATGGTACCCAGATCCGCATCCCGCAGCAAGCCGGAGGAGATCCGGGAGCGCAGAAGGGCAGGAAAGCACAGCGAGAGGCCCCTTCTCCTGCAGCGCAGTAGGTTCAAGGCAAAGCTGCCGGGCAGCAGGCGGGTGTCCCAGTCCCCCACTCTGCTGTTAATCACAGAGGTGGACGAGTGCTCGCCCTCAAACTCTAAGGCCTCATCACCTGCCGAAACAGAGAGTAGCTTTTCTGCCACCATTCAGCCACGCCCTCCAGCTGGACCCTGCCCACCAAGACGGCCAAATAACAGGCTGACCCGACCAAGGAGCCAAAGCATGTTTGGATTTAGAGCGTATGATGACGAGACTGAGGAGGATGAACAAGACAGGCAGATGCTGGAGGCAATGCTCTCGCCATGGTTTAGGAGCAAGAGCCGTGGATCTTGA